Part of the Burkholderia humptydooensis genome, CGGTCAACGGGCTGCTGCCCGTTGCGCGCATCGGCGGCGAGTTCGCATCGTTCCGCTTGTTGCGCGCGCATGGCCTGACGGCACCCGCCACGGTCGCGAGCCTCGTGTCGGACATGCAGCTCACGCTGATCAGCCAGGCACTTTTCGCGCTCGCGGGCGTCGGCTATCTGCTCGTGCACGCGACGTCGGACACCGCGCGCGTCGCCGGCATGTTCGCGTGGGGGCTCGCCGCGCTCGCGCCGCTCCTGATCCTGTTCGCGCTCGTTCAGCACGCGAAGCCGTTCGAGCGCGCGATGCATGCGCTCAATCGCGTCGCGGGCGGTCAGCTCGCATCGCTCGTCGAACGCTCCGCGCAGATCGACGAAGCGCTGAAGGCCGTCTGGCGGCGGCGCGGCACCGTCGTGCGCTATCTGTTCTTCTGGCAGCCGCTGCAACACCTCGCGACATCGCTCGAAATCTGGCTCGCGCTGCATTTTCTCGGCGCGCCCGTTTCGATCGTCGACGCGCTCGTGATCGAAGCGCTGATCCAGGCGCTCAGCAGCGTCGCGTTCTTCGTGCCGGGCGGGCTCGGCGTGCAGGAAGGCGGCTTCGTGCTGATTGGCGGCGCGCTCGGGCTCGACCCGGCGACGTCGCTCGGGCTCGCGGGCGCGCGACGCATCCGCGATCTGCTGATCTTCGTGCCCGGCCTGTTCGCGTGGCAGCACGCGGAAAGCACGGTCGCGGCGAACAGTTCGTGAGCGATCGGCGCACTGCGTCGTGATTCGTGCGATTCGCGCGGTTCGCGCGGTTCGCCGTCACGCCATTTTCAATTTCCACCGGCATGATCGGATCGGGCCGGACGGCTCGTCACGCGGCGCAATAATCGAAGCAATTGACGCCGCACTCGAACCGCCACGACGCGAGGCCCTCGCTCACGATACGGTAACGCTTCCCCGTTGCGATGATTTCTTGTAACGTTTGCAAGCCGTTGGTGGAGACGAGAACTGCGGAATCGCGACGGGAAACCGGCTGCGGTCCGCAACGAATACAAAAGACACAACAAAAGGAGAGGGCATGCGATGGCAATACCCTGTTGCGGCCGCGCTCGCGATCGCCGCATTCGTGTGGGCCTGCGCGCGAATCGTGTCGACCGATGCGGCGCCCGCCGCCACGCCGGCCGAGCAAACAAAATCACCCGCGCCCGCAGCGCTCGCGAGCGCATTCGCCGTCGCATCGGCGGCGGCGCCGCACGGCGCGCCGCCACCGCTACCCCCTCGCGTCATCGAATACATCGCGCATGAATACGCGGATTCGGCCGTCACGCGCGAAGCGCTCACGCAGATCGCATACGGCTGGAGCCAGGCGGTCAACGACGTCCACGATCCGGGCGACGCCAAGACGGCCGGCGACGCGATCGCGAAAGGCATCGCATGCGCGCTGAGCGCGCGCGTGCTCGCGAAGGCGGGCGTCGACCAGCAGACGATGCTCGACCGGATCAAGAGCACGCGCGCGATCATGCTCGACACCGAAGCCGACACGCTCGCGTACATCCGCTTCCAGTCGCTCGCGGGCGGCCAGTTCTTCGACGATCCCGGCCCCGCATCGTGCGGCTTCAACCCGACGTCCATGCCGAATTGAGTTCACCGACGCCGTAGCGCTTCAACCACCATCCGAGGGGACTTTCGATGAAAAAGTTAGTGACGCTGACGATTGCCGGCGCGCTCGTCGCGCTGCCCTGTTCTATGCACCTGAACGCCGCGCATGCGGCGACGGTCACGCCGGCCGCAGCGGCCTCGCCCGGCTCCGCGATCGTGTTCGTCAACGGCATCAACAATACGTTCGACGATGCGGTCGCGAGCCTGCAAGTGCTGAAGAACCAGTTGAACGCGCGCGACGCGAACAACGCATACGTGTACGGCAACGCATATAACGCGACGCAAGGCACGTTCAGCGACCTGTGGCAGGTGTTCAAGCAGAAATCGGTCGAAGGCGCGAGCCCGGCGGACTTCTGGCGCGCGATCGACGGCGGCGCGATTCCCGCGGGCGGCATGGACGCGGCACTGCAACAGAAATACATCGACATCCTGACGAAGAGCGAGACTCCCGAGCTGCCCGATCACCTGAACCAGTACCGCACGTATCTGCAGCAGAACCGCAAGGTCGTGCTCGTCGGCCACTCGCAGGGCACGCTGTACGCGAACTTCGAGATGAATCTGCTGATCACGGGACCGGAGCGCGCACAAGGCAAGATCAGCTCGGTGAACGTCGGCAACGCGGCGCGCTATCTGCTGCCGGGCTCGAGCTATCTGACGTCGTCGTCGGACACGGTGATCGGCAGCCTCGGCCTCGTGCAGACGGTGATGCCGTCGAACTTCTCGCTCGGCCTGCATCTGCTCACCGATCCGCTCGGCCATTCGTTCACGAAGATCTACCTGAACCCGTCGTTCGCGGCGGCCGGGCAGATCCTCACGCAAGTGTCGCAGCAGGCGAACAGCGCGACGAAGGCTGCCATGCGCTGAGGCAGCGCTGCCGCCACGAGAAAGGCCCGCTTTTGCGCGGGCCTTCCACGGACGCCGAGCGACGCCGAAACGCTCAGAAGATGTTGCGCAGACCGATCGCGACGCCCGTCTGGTTGCTGCGGCCCGGCATCTCGACCGTCGCCGCGCCGTTCACCTTGTTGAAATCGACGGTGCCGTAGATCTCGGTGCGCTTCGACAGCGCATATTCGACGAGGCCGACGACCGTATAGCGATTGCCGCTGTCGAGCTGGCCGTTCGCGATCGTCGCGTTGCGCATCCGGTCGTAGTAGAACGCGCCCGTCAGCGTGAGCGCGGGCGTCGCCTGCCAGCTCACGCCGGCGAACGGACCGTCGTCGATCCGGCCGGTGCGCTTCGGCGCGCCGTTCGTGAAGAGGCCGGGCTGCTGCGCGAGCACTGTGTCGACGAAGCCGGTGTCGTCCTTCGAATGCAGGTAGCCCGCGTAGATCTTCGCCTTGCTGAACGCGTAGACGACGTTCGCGTGATAGATCGTCTGCTTGCGGTTCGAGTTGTCGCTGTTCTGCTGCACGCCCGCCGCGACGCTGACCGGCCCGGCGACGTACGACAGCGAGAAGCCGTACATGTTGCCCGCGCCCATGTGGCCCGGAAGCTGGCCGGAAAAGCCGCCCGCGCCCGTCGACGTCGAGTCGGTGCCGAACGAGTACATCGCGCCGATCGTCAGGCCGCCGAACGTGCCGCGATACTTGACCGAGTTGTCCGCGTACAGGCCCGCGCCGAGCGCGACGGGCAGCCACGCGTTTTCCAGATAGTTGCCGACCGTCAGCGGATCGTACGTGTCGCTCAGCAGATCGAACAGCACCGTCTTCTGGCGGCCGAGCGTCACGGTGCCGTACTGGCTCGTCAGGCCGACGTATGCGGCGCGATTGAAGATGCGCTTGCTGTCCGAGAACGAGCCGTCCTGCAGATTGACGCCGCTCTCGAGATTGAAGACCGCCTTCAGGCCGCCGCCCAGGTCTTCGCTGCCGTGCAGGCCGATGCGGCTATTGGTGATCGCGCCGTTCGTCATGAAAAAGCGGCCGTCGTTCTGCGCATTCGAGTTGCTCAGGTAACGCAGGCTCACGTCCGCGACGCCCCAGAGCGTCACCGAGCTTTGCGCCATCGCCTGCTGGCCTGCGATCGCCAGCATTGCTCCTCCTACCAGTCCCGCGATCTTGGTGGTTTGCTTCATGAGCTTTCCTTTGTGAATTGTCTCCGTCTCTTCTCCGGCCGTGGCCGCGGCCGCGGCCGGCTCGCCGCGCGCGGCGAGCCCACGAATCATATGACGATGTAAGGTCTGTAAAAAAATAAACGCCGCGAGAATCGCGGCGTTGTCGTGGTGATGCAACGGCGGGCGCTTGCCGAATGGATCGGCGAGTTTCATCACCCGCTCCCGGCCGTGGCGTTCGGCGCGGCGGCGAGCGCGCGATGCCTCCTCTATCGCTCGGCGCGTTCGGCGGATGCGCCACGCGGCGCGGCGCGCGCGACGGATTCGTCCTTCGGGACGCCGCCGCCCGCATCGCGGCGCGCGCGCCGCACGATCTCGGCGAACGCCGCAACGAGCAGCAGCACCGCGCCCCACAGCGCGCCGTCGCCGACGATCCGCGTGACGAAGCCGCCCGCCACCGCGCCCGCGAGAAAGCACAAGCTGATCACGGCGAGCAGGCCGGAATCGCGCAGCGCGAGCGCGTCGTAACGCGGAATCAGCCCGGCGAACAGCAACTGCGCGGAACGCCTCAGATTGCCCGTCGTCATCACCGACGTGTACGACAGATTCTCGAGATGCGTGAACGACAGCGTCTGCAACGTCGCGACGAACGAAATGCCCGGAATCAGCCACGCGCTCGACATCGCGGGCCAGCCGGCCGACGCGAACGCGAGAAAGCCGATCTCGACGATCAGGCTGATGAACGCGGCGTGCCGGATCCAGCCCTTCTGCGCGGCGAGGCCGAGCGTGTGCGCGACGAACACCGCGATCACGAAGCCCGCGAGCGGCGGCACGTGATGCAGCGCCTGCGCCCACTCGCCCGCCGCCGCATTGATCCCGAGCAGCGCGACGTTGCCCGTCATCGTGTTCGCGAACACGTGGCCGTGGCCGACGTATGTGTATGCGTCGAGATAGCCGCCCGACAGCGTGAGCAGCGATGCGACCGTCAGGTTGCGGCTGGCGGCGTCGGGATTCATCGTCCGTCGCGCGCCGCTCAGACCTTCTTCAGATAGCACGCCTTCAGCATGAAGTTGCCGGCGTCCATCTTGCAGTCGACTTCGTGATCGCCGCCGACGAGACGGATGCTCTTCACCTTCGTGCCCATCTTCAGCGTGATCGACGAACCCTTCACCTTCAGGTCCTTGATCAGCACGACCGAGTCGCCGTCGTCGAGCACGTTGCCGTTCGCGTCCTTCACGACGGCGGCCGCGTCATCATCGGCGGCGCTCGCGTCGCCGGCGATCGGCCATTCGTGCCCGCAGTCCGCGCAAATATACTGTTCGCCGTCCGGATACGTGTTTTCCATTGCGCATTGAGGGCAGGCGGGAAGTGTCGACATGGTGTTGAAGCCTTGTTTGCAATTGAACGAATGCATGAAAGTATACTCGCCCGCACGCACGCGCCGACCGCGCCCGGCGATCCGTCTCCCGATTCACTGCATCCGCCCTGCCATGAAAGCCGTCAAGTTCTTCCTGCGCTATACCCTCGTGCCGTTCATCGCGATCGTGCTCGTCGTCGTGTGGGCGTTCAATCGCGAATCGGACGAAATCGATGCGCGCCAGTACGCGGCGCTCGTCGCCGCCTATCCGGGCTTCACGCCGGACCTTCAGGACGAAGTGAATCGCGCGATGCGCGACGGCAAGCTCGCGAAGTCCGATTACGCGTCGATCGTCCGCGATTCGCTCAACCACGGCTATGTGCTCGACTGGTCGTCGACGAACGTCGATCTGAACGCCGAGCGCGGCAAGCTCCTCGGCCTCGTGAAAAGCGGCGCGCGCACGCCGGGCTGACGCCTCCCGTGAAGCGCCCGGCTCCCGCGCGCGGAGCCGGGATTCGCGGATGGCTGCGCATCGCGCACCGCCCCAGGGCGCGTCTACGCGAAAAATCCGCCGGCGAGCCCGGCGAGCGCGCCGCCCGCGAGCAGCCACAGCGGATGCACGCGCGTCCGGTACGCGAGCGCCGCGACCGCCGCGGTGATCCCCCATTGCAGCGCCGAGCGGTTCGACGCCTCGGAGATCAGCACCGCGCTCGCGACGACGAGGCCCGCGGTGACGGGCATCATCCCCTGCTGCACGTAGCGCCGCCACGGCTTGTCCCTGAAGCGCTCCCACGCGTGCAGCGCGAGCATCGTCACGATCGACGACGGCCCGAACTTCGCGACCGACGATACGAGAAGGCCCGGCCAGCTCGCAACGTGCCAGCCGACGAGCGGCACGATCATCATGTTCGGCCCGGGCGCCGCCTGCGCGAGCGCGAAGAGCGCGGTGAACGCCTGCGCGCTCATCCAGTGATGCACGTCGACGACCTGCCGCTGCATCTCCGGCAGGATCGTGTTGCCGCCGCCGAACGCGAGCAGCGAAAGCTGGCCGAAGATCGCCGCGAGTGCGGCAAGCGTGCCGCTCATCGCCGCACTCCCTGCGCGCCCGCATTCGCGCCGCGCGGCGCGCGCGATGCGAGCCAGATGCTCATGGGCGTCAGCACGAGCATCGTCGGCAGCAGCGGCGCGCGCAGCAGCGCGATCGCGACGAACGCGAGCGCCGCGACGCACGCGCCCGCGCGCATGTGGCGCAGCGGCTTCGCGACCTTCACCGCCATCGCGACCAGCAGGCCCGCCGCGGCCGCCGCGAGGCCGCCGAACAGATGGTGGACGGCCGGATTCTGCTGCGTCCTCGCATACAGCACGCCGAGCGCGATGACGACGAGCGTCGGCCCGGCGACGAGGCCGAGCAGGCCCGCGATCGCGCCCGGCACGCCGCGAAACCGCATGCCGACCGCGACCGACAGGTTGATCACGTTGCCGCCCGGCAGAAACTGGCAAAGGCCGAGCAGATCGGTGAACTCGTCGGCGCTCAGCCAGCGGCGCTCCTCGACGAGCGCGCGGCGCGCGAACGGCAGCGCGCCGCCGAACGAGATCAGCCCGAGGCCGAGAAAGCCTGCGAACAGATCGGCAACGCTCACGTCGAGCGCATCGCCGCCAGGTCCGGAACGAGATTGCATGGGAGTCCTCGTGATTTTCACGAACCGAGATTACGCCCGTTCGCCGTGGACTCCAAACGATTTTATCGGCGCGCCCTTGTGATCTAGAATCACAAGCATGGCACGCGATCTCCCACCGTTTCCGGCCCTCAGGGCCTTCGAGGCAGCAGCAAGACATGAAAGCTTCAGCGCCGCGGGCGAGGAGCTGCATGTGACCCACGGTGCCATCAGCCGGCAGATCGCCGCGTTCGAGGCGTGGCTCGGCCAGCCGGTGTTCCGCCGGCACGGCAAGCGGGTGAAGCTCACCGACGAAGGCCGCCGCTATCTCGCAACCATCGAGGCGGCGTTCGACAGCATCGCACGCGCGACCGACCAGTTGCGCGAGACGGGCACGGCGCGCGTGCTGCGGATCAACGCGCTGCCGACGTTCGCGATGAAATGGCTGCTGCCGCGGCTGTCGCGGTTTCAGCGCGAGGCGCCGAACGTCGAGCTGAAGCTGTCGACGTCGAATGCGCCGCTCGGCTCGCTCGACGGCTTCGACGTCGCGATCCGGCGCGGCCCGGGCCGCTGGCCGAACTGCACGAGCGGCCGCTTTCTCGACGAAAGCGTGATTCCCGTGTGCAGCCCGGCGCTCCTGAAGCGCACGCCGATCGCAAGCGCGGACGATCTCGCGCGCCACGTGCTGCTGCATTCGGATACGCGCCCGGACGCGTGGCGCGAATGGTTCGCCGCGGCGGGCGCGCCGATGAAGGGCCGCAAGAAGCAGTCGTTCGACCACTTCTATCTGGCTTTGCAGGCGGCCGTGGACGGTCTCGGCGTCGCGCTCGGGCCGCTGCCGCTCATTGCCGACGAACTCGCGAGCGGCCGGCTCGTGACGCCGCTGCCGGGCCCGCGCATCGCGACGCTCAGCTACTGGTGGATCGCGCCGCGCGAGACGGCGAGCAACGCGCTCGTCGGCCGGTTCTGCGCGTGGCTCGACGCGCAGGCGCAGGCGGGCTGAACGTTCGGGCGGGTTTCGGCAGGCAGGCTCGAGGCCGGACAAACCGCGCGCGCCGATGCGCCCGACGGCGCGATCACGTTGCGGGCCGGCCGCGCCCGTGCGCTCACACCATCGGCCCCGGCTCCTTCTCCTTGCGCAGCAGCGCATAGAGGATGATCGCGCCGAACGTCGCGGTGCCGATCCCGCCGAGCGCGAAGCTGCCCAGCTTCAGCGAGAAGTCGCCCGCGCCGAGCACGAGCGTGACGGCGGCGACGATCAGATTCCGGTTGTCGGAGAAATCGACGCGGTTCACGACCCAGATCCGCGCGCCCGTCACCGCGATCAGGCCGAACACGACGATCGACACGCCGCCCAGCACCGGCCCCGGAATCGTCTGGATCACCGCGCCGAACTTCGGCGAGAAGCCGAGCGCGATCGCGATCAGCGCGGCCGCGACGAACACGAGCGTCGAGTAGATCCGCGTCACCGCCATCACGCCGATGTTCTCCGCATACGTCGTCACGCCCGTGCCGCCCAGGCTGCCCGACACGATCGTCGCCAGGCCGTCGCCGATGAACGCGCGGCCGACGTAGCGGTCGAGATTGCGGCCCGTCATCGCGCTCACCGCCTTGATGTGGCCGAGGTTCTCCGCGACGAGGATCACCGCGACGGGCGCGATCAGCAGCATCGCGTGCGTATCGAACACGGGCCGATGGAACGTCGGCACGCCGAACCATGCGGCATGCGCGACCACCGAGAAATCGACCGGCTTGCCGAGCCCCATGCCGTTCGTGAGCGCCGCGTAGATCGCGTACGCGATCAGCACGCCGACGAGAATCAGCAGGCGCTGCAGCATCCCGCGCGCGAACACCGCCACGCCGCCGACGCAGAGCACCGTCACGAGCGCGAGCGTCGAATCGAAGGTCGACGCGGACACGCTCTTCACCGCGATCGGCGCGAGGTTCAGCCCGATCACGGCGACGATCGCGCCCGTGACGACGGGCGGCATCAGCGTCTCGATCCAGCGCGTGCCGATCGCGGACACGACGAGCCCGATCAGCGCATAGGCGACGCCGCTGGCGACGATCCCGCCGAGCGCGACGGGGATGTTCGGATTCGCGCCGCCGCCCGCGTAGCCCGTCACCGCGATCACGAGGCCGATGAACGCGAAGCTCGAGCCGAGATAGCTC contains:
- a CDS encoding transcriptional regulator GcvA; this encodes MARDLPPFPALRAFEAAARHESFSAAGEELHVTHGAISRQIAAFEAWLGQPVFRRHGKRVKLTDEGRRYLATIEAAFDSIARATDQLRETGTARVLRINALPTFAMKWLLPRLSRFQREAPNVELKLSTSNAPLGSLDGFDVAIRRGPGRWPNCTSGRFLDESVIPVCSPALLKRTPIASADDLARHVLLHSDTRPDAWREWFAAAGAPMKGRKKQSFDHFYLALQAAVDGLGVALGPLPLIADELASGRLVTPLPGPRIATLSYWWIAPRETASNALVGRFCAWLDAQAQAG
- a CDS encoding zinc ribbon domain-containing protein YjdM, whose product is MSTLPACPQCAMENTYPDGEQYICADCGHEWPIAGDASAADDDAAAVVKDANGNVLDDGDSVVLIKDLKVKGSSITLKMGTKVKSIRLVGGDHEVDCKMDAGNFMLKACYLKKV
- a CDS encoding chromate transporter, producing the protein MQSRSGPGGDALDVSVADLFAGFLGLGLISFGGALPFARRALVEERRWLSADEFTDLLGLCQFLPGGNVINLSVAVGMRFRGVPGAIAGLLGLVAGPTLVVIALGVLYARTQQNPAVHHLFGGLAAAAAGLLVAMAVKVAKPLRHMRAGACVAALAFVAIALLRAPLLPTMLVLTPMSIWLASRAPRGANAGAQGVRR
- a CDS encoding lysylphosphatidylglycerol synthase domain-containing protein; amino-acid sequence: MMQHAGRIAALAGLAVSLWLVARDNPRAVLDLLRAAGIGLVFAAASHLLPMLANAKDWQTLIAPPDRPSLRAMLRLVWIRESVNGLLPVARIGGEFASFRLLRAHGLTAPATVASLVSDMQLTLISQALFALAGVGYLLVHATSDTARVAGMFAWGLAALAPLLILFALVQHAKPFERAMHALNRVAGGQLASLVERSAQIDEALKAVWRRRGTVVRYLFFWQPLQHLATSLEIWLALHFLGAPVSIVDALVIEALIQALSSVAFFVPGGLGVQEGGFVLIGGALGLDPATSLGLAGARRIRDLLIFVPGLFAWQHAESTVAANSS
- a CDS encoding porin, with the translated sequence MKQTTKIAGLVGGAMLAIAGQQAMAQSSVTLWGVADVSLRYLSNSNAQNDGRFFMTNGAITNSRIGLHGSEDLGGGLKAVFNLESGVNLQDGSFSDSKRIFNRAAYVGLTSQYGTVTLGRQKTVLFDLLSDTYDPLTVGNYLENAWLPVALGAGLYADNSVKYRGTFGGLTIGAMYSFGTDSTSTGAGGFSGQLPGHMGAGNMYGFSLSYVAGPVSVAAGVQQNSDNSNRKQTIYHANVVYAFSKAKIYAGYLHSKDDTGFVDTVLAQQPGLFTNGAPKRTGRIDDGPFAGVSWQATPALTLTGAFYYDRMRNATIANGQLDSGNRYTVVGLVEYALSKRTEIYGTVDFNKVNGAATVEMPGRSNQTGVAIGLRNIF
- a CDS encoding YoaK family protein — its product is MNPDAASRNLTVASLLTLSGGYLDAYTYVGHGHVFANTMTGNVALLGINAAAGEWAQALHHVPPLAGFVIAVFVAHTLGLAAQKGWIRHAAFISLIVEIGFLAFASAGWPAMSSAWLIPGISFVATLQTLSFTHLENLSYTSVMTTGNLRRSAQLLFAGLIPRYDALALRDSGLLAVISLCFLAGAVAGGFVTRIVGDGALWGAVLLLVAAFAEIVRRARRDAGGGVPKDESVARAAPRGASAERAER
- a CDS encoding solute carrier family 23 protein; protein product: MADSYFPRWRAQPRDDAARFVAPDERLPWPQTFAMGVQHVVAMFGSTVLAPLLMGFDPNLCILMSGIGTLLFFVLVGGRVPSYLGSSFAFIGLVIAVTGYAGGGANPNIPVALGGIVASGVAYALIGLVVSAIGTRWIETLMPPVVTGAIVAVIGLNLAPIAVKSVSASTFDSTLALVTVLCVGGVAVFARGMLQRLLILVGVLIAYAIYAALTNGMGLGKPVDFSVVAHAAWFGVPTFHRPVFDTHAMLLIAPVAVILVAENLGHIKAVSAMTGRNLDRYVGRAFIGDGLATIVSGSLGGTGVTTYAENIGVMAVTRIYSTLVFVAAALIAIALGFSPKFGAVIQTIPGPVLGGVSIVVFGLIAVTGARIWVVNRVDFSDNRNLIVAAVTLVLGAGDFSLKLGSFALGGIGTATFGAIILYALLRKEKEPGPMV
- a CDS encoding chromate transporter; this translates as MSGTLAALAAIFGQLSLLAFGGGNTILPEMQRQVVDVHHWMSAQAFTALFALAQAAPGPNMMIVPLVGWHVASWPGLLVSSVAKFGPSSIVTMLALHAWERFRDKPWRRYVQQGMMPVTAGLVVASAVLISEASNRSALQWGITAAVAALAYRTRVHPLWLLAGGALAGLAGGFFA